The following proteins are co-located in the Streptomyces bottropensis ATCC 25435 genome:
- a CDS encoding Cof-type HAD-IIB family hydrolase — protein MAAPTAYSLIATDLDGTLLRSDDTLSDRSLAALARATRAGAQHLVVTGRPAPRVRPLLEDLGGRGLAVCGQGAQLYDHGTDRLLWSVTLDRELAETALGKIEAEVGQVYAAVDQDGVDGLTLIEPGYLMPHPTLPALRVPRRDDLWCEPISKVLLRHPYLSDDELASAARMAVGSLATVTMSGPGTVELQPCGITKATGLALAADHLGLTARRTIAFGDMPNDIPMFDWAAHGVAMANAHPELKAVADEVTLSNEDDGIAVVLEKIFP, from the coding sequence ATGGCCGCTCCCACCGCATATTCACTCATCGCCACCGACCTGGACGGAACGCTCCTGCGCAGTGACGACACGCTCTCCGACCGGTCCCTCGCCGCGCTGGCGCGGGCCACGAGGGCCGGTGCTCAGCACCTCGTGGTGACGGGACGGCCGGCGCCCAGAGTGCGCCCACTGCTGGAGGATCTCGGCGGCAGGGGGCTCGCGGTGTGCGGACAGGGCGCGCAGTTGTACGACCATGGCACGGACCGGCTGCTGTGGTCCGTCACCCTGGACAGGGAACTCGCCGAGACCGCGCTCGGCAAGATCGAGGCCGAGGTGGGACAGGTGTACGCCGCCGTCGACCAGGACGGGGTCGACGGTCTCACCCTGATCGAGCCCGGCTACCTCATGCCGCACCCCACGCTGCCCGCGCTGCGGGTGCCGCGCCGGGACGACCTGTGGTGCGAGCCGATCAGCAAGGTGCTGCTGCGCCACCCCTATCTGTCGGACGACGAGCTGGCCTCGGCGGCGCGCATGGCGGTCGGCTCGCTGGCCACGGTCACCATGTCGGGGCCCGGCACCGTCGAACTCCAGCCATGCGGCATCACCAAGGCCACGGGCCTCGCCCTGGCCGCCGACCATCTCGGGCTGACCGCGCGGCGGACCATCGCCTTCGGTGACATGCCCAACGACATCCCGATGTTCGACTGGGCCGCGCACGGGGTCGCCATGGCCAACGCCCATCCCGAACTCAAGGCCGTCGCCGACGAGGTGACCCTCTCCAACGAGGACGACGGCATCGCCGTGGTGCTGGAGAAGATCTTCCCGTGA
- a CDS encoding transglycosylase SLT domain-containing protein, whose translation MPAHGKHRRPRSNALTRGIVAAGTGGAALALPLTVTTTANAATPAQAVTSVQSAPQSAPAATLPKPTTYTVVSGDTLSSIARKHHTKGGWQQLYKNNRAVIGDNPALIRPGLKLKLNATKPAAAQKSSTASKTSKATQASVKTYANNLDGWIRESLDIMAQKGIPGSYNGIYRNIIRESSGNPLAINNWDSNAAAGTPSKGLLQVIDPTFAAYHVSGTPYDPYDPVANITAACNYAADRYGSIDNVFGAY comes from the coding sequence ATGCCCGCACACGGCAAACACCGTCGTCCCCGAAGCAACGCGCTGACCCGCGGCATCGTCGCCGCCGGCACCGGCGGGGCCGCACTGGCCCTCCCGCTCACGGTCACCACGACCGCGAACGCCGCCACCCCGGCCCAGGCCGTCACCTCCGTACAGTCGGCCCCGCAGTCCGCGCCCGCCGCGACGCTGCCCAAGCCCACGACGTACACGGTGGTCTCCGGCGACACGCTGTCCTCCATCGCGCGCAAGCACCACACCAAGGGCGGCTGGCAGCAGCTCTACAAGAACAACCGCGCGGTCATCGGTGACAACCCGGCGCTGATCCGGCCGGGCCTGAAGCTGAAGCTGAACGCGACCAAGCCGGCCGCGGCCCAGAAGTCGTCGACGGCGTCCAAGACGTCCAAGGCCACGCAGGCGTCGGTCAAGACCTACGCGAACAACCTGGACGGCTGGATCCGCGAGTCGCTGGACATCATGGCTCAAAAGGGAATTCCCGGGTCGTACAACGGGATCTACCGCAACATCATCCGTGAGTCCTCGGGCAACCCGCTGGCCATCAACAACTGGGACTCCAACGCCGCCGCGGGCACCCCCTCGAAGGGTCTCCTCCAGGTCATCGACCCGACGTTCGCCGCGTACCACGTCTCCGGCACCCCGTACGACCCGTACGACCCGGTCGCGAACATCACGGCGGCGTGCAACTACGCCGCCGACCGGTACGGCTCGATCGACAACGTCTTCGGCGCGTACTGA
- a CDS encoding polyprenyl synthetase family protein — protein MTVVEPFGLSARDQALEADVQAGMVAVEEGLLEATKSEVPFIQEAAQHLLRAGGKRFRPLLVMLAAQFGDPYAPGVVPSAVVVELTHLATLYHDDVMDEAEVRRGVPSANARWDNSLAVLTGDFLFARASHVLADLGPDAVRIQAEAFERLVTGQILETAGPRDGRDPIDHYLDVLGGKTGSLVAVAGRLGALMAGADETVVDVLTQYGERLGVAFQLADDVLDIASDSHESGKTPGTDLREHVPTMPVLRLRERAGRLGLPDDIALCELLDSDLTDDARHAEALARLRVHPALEQARRDTIRYAEEARAALAPLPECDAKAALVELCDAVVHRAG, from the coding sequence GTGACCGTCGTCGAGCCGTTTGGGCTGAGCGCGCGGGACCAGGCTCTCGAAGCCGATGTCCAGGCCGGAATGGTGGCCGTCGAGGAGGGTCTGCTGGAGGCGACCAAGAGCGAGGTCCCGTTCATCCAGGAGGCCGCCCAGCATCTGCTGCGCGCGGGCGGCAAGCGGTTCAGGCCGCTGCTGGTGATGCTCGCGGCGCAGTTCGGCGACCCCTACGCGCCGGGTGTCGTGCCCTCGGCGGTGGTGGTCGAGCTGACGCATCTCGCCACGCTGTACCACGACGACGTGATGGACGAGGCCGAGGTGCGCCGGGGCGTGCCGAGCGCCAACGCCCGCTGGGACAACTCCCTGGCCGTGCTGACCGGCGACTTCCTCTTCGCCCGTGCCTCGCACGTCCTCGCCGACCTCGGTCCCGACGCCGTCCGGATCCAGGCCGAGGCCTTCGAGCGGCTGGTCACCGGGCAGATCCTGGAGACCGCCGGGCCGCGCGACGGACGCGACCCGATCGACCACTACCTCGACGTGCTGGGCGGTAAGACCGGATCGCTGGTCGCGGTCGCCGGGCGCCTCGGCGCGCTGATGGCGGGCGCCGACGAGACCGTGGTCGACGTGCTGACCCAGTACGGGGAGCGGCTCGGGGTCGCCTTCCAGCTCGCCGACGACGTCCTCGACATCGCCTCCGACTCGCACGAGTCCGGCAAGACGCCCGGCACGGATCTCCGTGAGCATGTGCCGACCATGCCGGTGCTGCGGCTGCGCGAGCGCGCGGGGCGGCTGGGGCTGCCGGACGACATCGCCCTGTGCGAACTGCTCGACTCCGACCTCACCGACGACGCCCGCCACGCCGAGGCCCTGGCCCGCCTCCGCGTCCACCCCGCACTGGAACAGGCCCGCCGCGACACGATCCGCTACGCCGAGGAGGCGCGAGCGGCCCTGGCCCCCCTCCCGGAGTGCGACGCGAAGGCGGCCCTGGTGGAACTGTGCGACGCGGTGGTGCACCGGGCCGGGTAG
- a CDS encoding LolA family protein, producing MAPYETDDSARSGDAAALAAEAEEMRSARRRKAARYVVPVTVLGVAAATIGLVPAFAGSGDPDLPKISAQELIEKIAASDVEQVSGTVKITTDLGLPDLAGLADGLVSQAAPSGADGGSTADPSAKLLELATGTHTLRVATDGPDKQKLSLLDDAAEYSVIHNGDDLWAYDSASNEVYHATGADEGKDQRVPKDAPDEFEDAPATPQKLAEEALKAVDDTTSVTVDGTARVAGRDAYKLVIEPKQSGSTVGAISIAVDAKTGLPLKFTLTPASGGSAVVDAGFTKVDFGKPSASTFDFTPPKGAKVTEADETDGAGKPGGHESGFGDSVFGEPGKGGEFKDGKNTEHRKESKGPKGTKDSGLDGPKTIGKGWSTIAVFDDGAEGGGMPTGGDSSGDARVDGFLNSLGDPVKGEFGSGTVFKTRLINVLFTEDGKVYAGAVTKDALVKAADAAK from the coding sequence ATGGCACCGTACGAAACCGACGACAGCGCCAGGTCCGGCGACGCCGCCGCGCTCGCGGCCGAAGCCGAGGAGATGCGCTCGGCACGGCGACGCAAGGCCGCGCGGTACGTCGTCCCGGTCACCGTGCTGGGCGTCGCCGCCGCGACCATCGGGCTCGTCCCGGCCTTCGCCGGCTCCGGTGACCCCGATCTGCCGAAGATCAGCGCGCAGGAACTCATCGAGAAGATCGCCGCCTCGGACGTGGAGCAGGTGTCCGGCACGGTGAAGATCACCACGGACCTCGGGCTCCCCGACCTGGCCGGCCTCGCGGACGGCCTCGTCTCGCAGGCAGCGCCCTCCGGCGCGGACGGCGGATCCACCGCCGACCCCTCCGCCAAGCTCCTCGAACTCGCCACCGGTACCCACACGTTGCGGGTCGCCACCGACGGACCCGACAAGCAGAAGCTCTCGCTGCTGGACGACGCCGCCGAGTACAGCGTCATCCACAACGGCGACGACCTGTGGGCGTACGACAGCGCCTCGAACGAGGTGTACCACGCGACCGGCGCCGACGAGGGCAAGGACCAGCGGGTGCCCAAGGACGCTCCCGACGAGTTCGAGGACGCGCCCGCCACCCCGCAGAAGCTCGCCGAGGAGGCCCTGAAGGCCGTCGACGACACCACGTCCGTGACCGTCGACGGGACCGCGCGGGTCGCCGGGCGGGACGCGTACAAACTGGTGATCGAGCCGAAGCAGTCCGGTTCGACGGTCGGGGCGATCTCGATCGCCGTCGACGCGAAGACGGGGCTGCCGCTGAAGTTCACGCTCACCCCGGCGAGCGGCGGCTCGGCCGTCGTGGACGCGGGCTTCACGAAGGTCGACTTCGGTAAGCCGAGCGCCTCGACGTTCGACTTCACCCCGCCGAAGGGCGCGAAGGTCACCGAGGCGGACGAGACCGACGGGGCCGGGAAGCCGGGCGGCCACGAGTCCGGGTTCGGCGACTCCGTGTTCGGCGAGCCCGGCAAGGGCGGGGAGTTCAAGGACGGGAAGAACACCGAGCACCGCAAGGAGAGCAAGGGCCCCAAGGGCACCAAGGACTCCGGGCTCGACGGGCCGAAGACCATCGGCAAGGGCTGGAGCACCATCGCCGTGTTCGACGACGGCGCCGAGGGCGGCGGCATGCCCACCGGCGGCGACTCCTCCGGCGACGCCCGGGTCGACGGCTTCCTGAACTCCCTCGGCGACCCGGTCAAGGGCGAGTTCGGCTCGGGTACGGTCTTCAAGACCCGGCTGATCAACGTCCTGTTCACCGAGGACGGCAAGGTGTACGCGGGTGCCGTCACCAAGGACGCGCTGGTGAAGGCGGCCGACGCGGCGAAGTAG
- a CDS encoding ABC transporter ATP-binding protein, which translates to MTDAAIHTQGLTKTFRGGQVAVDHLELTVPSGSVFGFLGPNGSGKTTTIRMLMGLIEPTSGTARVLGLPMPRSTRTVLPHVGALIEGPALYGFLSGRDNLLRYDSADPTADPRTRRARVEAALDRVGLAAAAGKKAKAYSLGMKQRLGLAAALLQPRRLLVLDEPTNGLDPQGMREIRSLVRELASDGTTVFLSSHLLDEIEQVCTHAAVMTRGRLVVQGPVTELAAGARGRLVVITPDTADAVRVLKEQGIGDVVVTEEDGAAAHRADEGGRVTAEPPTPDRDLAELNAALVTAGVRVRGFALERASLEDAFVALTGEGFDVAG; encoded by the coding sequence ATGACCGACGCAGCCATCCACACCCAGGGGCTGACCAAGACCTTCCGCGGCGGCCAGGTGGCCGTGGACCACCTGGAGCTGACGGTGCCCAGCGGCAGCGTCTTCGGCTTCCTCGGCCCGAACGGCTCGGGCAAGACCACCACCATCCGCATGCTGATGGGCCTGATCGAGCCCACCTCGGGCACCGCCCGGGTCCTCGGCCTGCCCATGCCCCGCTCCACCCGGACGGTGCTCCCGCACGTGGGCGCGCTCATCGAGGGACCCGCCCTCTACGGCTTCCTCTCCGGCCGCGACAACCTGCTGCGCTACGACTCCGCCGACCCGACCGCCGACCCGCGCACCCGGCGTGCCCGGGTCGAGGCCGCGCTCGACCGGGTGGGGCTCGCGGCCGCCGCCGGCAAGAAGGCCAAGGCGTACTCGCTGGGCATGAAGCAGCGGCTGGGCCTCGCGGCGGCACTGCTCCAACCGCGCCGCCTGCTCGTCCTGGACGAGCCGACGAACGGGCTCGACCCGCAGGGTATGCGCGAAATCCGTTCGCTGGTGCGGGAGTTGGCGTCCGACGGCACCACCGTCTTCCTCTCCTCGCATCTGCTCGACGAGATCGAGCAGGTGTGCACCCATGCCGCCGTCATGACCCGCGGCAGGCTCGTCGTCCAGGGACCGGTGACCGAACTGGCCGCCGGCGCGCGCGGCCGTCTGGTCGTCATCACCCCCGACACGGCGGACGCGGTCAGGGTGCTCAAGGAACAGGGCATCGGGGACGTGGTCGTGACGGAGGAGGACGGTGCCGCCGCGCACCGGGCCGACGAGGGAGGCAGGGTGACGGCGGAACCGCCCACCCCCGACCGGGATCTCGCCGAACTGAACGCCGCACTGGTCACCGCGGGCGTCCGCGTCCGCGGCTTCGCCCTCGAACGCGCCTCGCTGGAGGACGCGTTCGTGGCGCTCACGGGGGAGGGCTTCGATGTCGCGGGTTGA
- a CDS encoding ABC transporter permease — protein MSRVETPEPASPAAAAATTPAAAAREPSLLWTFGLFRSELVTTFRRWRTIALLGVLAAVPILVGIAVRIETGDGSSAGGGPDGGGGPAFIAQITNNGLFLVFTALAATLPFFLPMAVGVIAGDAIAGEANAGTLRYLLVSPAGRTRLLLTKYATTMTFCLVATLVVAASALAVGALLFPLGDLTTISGTRIGFAEGLLRALLIALAVAASLIGVAALGLFISTLTNSGIAAMATTVGLLITVQILDQIPQLDALHPYFFSHYWLSFADLMREPVYWDDLQRNLGLQAVYAAVFGSAAWARFTAKDITA, from the coding sequence ATGTCGCGGGTTGAGACGCCGGAGCCGGCTTCGCCGGCTGCCGCTGCCGCTACGACTCCGGCCGCCGCAGCCCGTGAGCCCAGCCTCCTGTGGACCTTCGGGCTGTTCCGCAGCGAGCTGGTCACCACCTTCCGGCGATGGCGGACGATCGCGCTGCTGGGTGTGCTCGCGGCGGTCCCGATCCTGGTCGGCATCGCGGTGCGGATCGAGACGGGTGACGGGTCGTCGGCGGGAGGCGGCCCGGACGGCGGTGGCGGGCCCGCGTTCATCGCGCAGATCACCAACAACGGGCTGTTCCTGGTGTTCACGGCGCTGGCCGCGACGCTCCCCTTCTTCCTGCCGATGGCCGTCGGCGTGATCGCCGGGGACGCGATCGCGGGCGAGGCGAACGCGGGCACCCTGCGCTATCTGTTGGTCTCACCGGCGGGCCGGACCCGGCTGCTGCTCACCAAGTACGCGACGACCATGACGTTCTGCCTGGTCGCGACCCTTGTCGTGGCGGCCTCCGCGCTGGCGGTCGGGGCGTTGCTGTTCCCGCTGGGGGACCTGACGACGATCTCCGGCACCCGGATCGGCTTCGCCGAGGGACTGCTGCGGGCACTGCTGATCGCGCTGGCCGTGGCCGCCTCCCTGATCGGGGTCGCGGCCCTCGGCCTGTTCATCTCCACCCTCACCAACAGTGGCATCGCCGCGATGGCCACCACGGTCGGGCTGCTCATCACCGTCCAGATCCTCGACCAGATCCCCCAGCTCGACGCCCTTCACCCCTACTTCTTCTCCCACTACTGGCTCTCCTTCGCCGACCTCATGCGCGAGCCGGTCTACTGGGACGACCTCCAGCGCAACCTCGGCCTCCAGGCCGTGTACGCGGCCGTGTTCGGGTCGGCGGCGTGGGCGAGGTTCACGGCGAAGGACATCACGGCGTAG
- a CDS encoding amidase, protein MTAVDVVTATLARIQQAEPTLCAFAEVWDEGALRSALEVDARVARGEWLPLAGVPVGVKGRAGSRTAAARALVAAGCVPVGATSVPGPGTPWQTWGLGAGGRTVNPWRADRTPGGSSAGSAAAVAAGLVPMATGTDGAGSVRIPAAWCGVVGLKTTNGRLPSADRTGLAAAGVLTRYASDAAAYWRCVSGAGGAGGEGEPDVTRSGGAGRAPDRVPPPPLAVWSADLGFADTDPEPAAIAHSAAHRLAEAGLVRLAGSAPSVGQDPPREPHPPHLEDPAPAWLALRAASPDPAAFRAARDLRAENDRRLAAVFGEVDLILTPVTPNAAHGHEGPGDRYSTALTWAFNLSGHPATSIPAGFGSDGCPVGLQLVARHGEEELLLRVAEAAEAVRT, encoded by the coding sequence ATGACGGCCGTCGACGTCGTCACGGCCACGCTCGCGCGCATCCAGCAGGCCGAGCCCACGTTGTGCGCGTTCGCCGAGGTGTGGGACGAGGGCGCGCTGCGGTCGGCGCTGGAGGTGGACGCGCGGGTCGCCCGCGGTGAGTGGCTGCCGTTGGCCGGGGTGCCGGTCGGGGTGAAGGGGCGGGCCGGCTCGCGTACGGCGGCGGCGCGGGCGCTGGTCGCGGCCGGCTGCGTGCCCGTGGGGGCGACCTCCGTGCCCGGCCCCGGCACCCCCTGGCAGACCTGGGGTCTCGGGGCGGGTGGCCGGACCGTCAACCCCTGGCGGGCGGACCGGACACCGGGCGGCTCCTCCGCCGGGTCCGCGGCGGCGGTGGCCGCCGGTCTGGTACCGATGGCCACCGGCACGGACGGCGCCGGGTCCGTGCGCATCCCGGCCGCCTGGTGCGGCGTCGTCGGCCTGAAGACCACGAACGGCCGTCTGCCCTCCGCCGACCGTACGGGCCTGGCGGCTGCCGGTGTCCTCACCCGGTACGCGTCGGACGCGGCGGCGTACTGGCGGTGTGTGAGCGGAGCGGGAGGCGCCGGCGGGGAGGGGGAGCCCGACGTGACGCGCTCGGGCGGGGCGGGCCGGGCTCCCGACCGTGTCCCGCCTCCTCCCCTCGCCGTCTGGTCGGCCGACCTCGGCTTCGCCGACACCGACCCCGAGCCCGCCGCGATCGCCCACAGCGCCGCGCACCGCCTCGCGGAGGCCGGTCTCGTACGGCTCGCCGGGTCCGCACCCTCCGTAGGGCAGGACCCCCCGCGCGAGCCGCACCCGCCACACCTGGAAGACCCCGCCCCCGCCTGGCTCGCCCTCCGCGCCGCGTCACCCGACCCCGCCGCGTTCCGAGCCGCCCGGGACCTCCGCGCCGAGAACGACCGGCGGCTCGCCGCGGTCTTCGGCGAGGTCGACCTGATCCTGACCCCCGTCACACCCAACGCGGCCCACGGTCACGAGGGCCCCGGTGACCGTTACTCCACGGCCCTGACCTGGGCGTTCAACCTCAGTGGGCACCCCGCGACAAGCATTCCGGCCGGGTTCGGCTCGGACGGGTGCCCGGTCGGTCTCCAACTGGTGGCGCGGCACGGTGAGGAGGAGCTGCTGCTGCGGGTGGCGGAGGCCGCCGAAGCCGTGCGGACGTAG
- a CDS encoding DUF4913 domain-containing protein, translating into MTTVQEQAGAPPFILYLDGEDYAEEMRGLALWVSDLLLPVYGREVSSQQPWCPRWWEHLEAIARLHALWLAWQECTDPAAGASGPAVWHRDHLGPVLAELRSPVGPFAGCKQGSHRAKAAPTVDAYDG; encoded by the coding sequence ATGACCACAGTCCAGGAACAGGCCGGAGCGCCACCCTTCATCCTCTACCTGGACGGCGAGGACTACGCCGAGGAGATGCGCGGCCTGGCCCTGTGGGTCTCGGATCTCCTGCTGCCCGTGTACGGCCGCGAGGTCAGCTCGCAGCAGCCGTGGTGCCCCCGCTGGTGGGAGCATCTGGAGGCGATCGCCCGCCTGCACGCCCTCTGGCTGGCCTGGCAGGAGTGCACCGACCCGGCGGCCGGTGCCTCGGGCCCCGCCGTGTGGCATCGTGATCACCTCGGCCCCGTGCTCGCCGAACTCCGCTCCCCCGTCGGGCCGTTCGCAGGCTGCAAACAGGGCAGTCACCGGGCGAAGGCGGCGCCGACGGTCGATGCGTACGACGGCTGA
- a CDS encoding type IV secretory system conjugative DNA transfer family protein, giving the protein MSTRPARKGHSPGDDLLPWIIPGAAVLVGGAFTGAWLGGTLGAAASTGDWDPPPFSLDTLATLVKDGPGALWPSASSGAVTGGIATVFGVFVALVVVLIILVRGRGKRPDGLAGRKELAGLLPKGAAERARSLRPSLAKAAKPAPDETGNLLGNLEPNGPELRSSHEDVELDLMAPRAGKSTGIAVPRVLRAQGSVLLTSNKADVYSVTRAERERVGQVWVFDPQGIAHTPRAMWWDMLADAATIEGARRLAGHFVGAVNDDASKRDFWISAAQNTLTALFHAANRGGRGIDEVLAWLADPADRTPIDLLRDAAMPALADQLQGTIQGAVETRDGIYETARQCAACLLDPAISAWVTPDPELPQFLPDRHALSRDTLYLLSKDGGGSAAGVIAAAADSVLRAGVVAAERMGGRLDPPMTAVLDEAANVCRISDLPDLYSHLGSRGINIVTLLQSYRQGVRVWGEAGMDALWSAATIKLLGAGLDDADFVEKVSRLVGEHDVSTVSHSRSKDGRSRSTSYRLERILPADRIRALPKGTALLLATGVRPALIRLRPWYAEPGADRIQAAAHAEVKAMTARAVEKAVR; this is encoded by the coding sequence ATGAGTACGCGCCCCGCACGCAAGGGCCATTCCCCCGGCGACGACCTGCTGCCCTGGATCATCCCCGGCGCGGCCGTCCTCGTCGGCGGTGCCTTCACCGGTGCCTGGCTGGGCGGCACACTGGGCGCGGCGGCGTCCACCGGCGACTGGGACCCACCGCCGTTCTCCCTGGACACCCTGGCGACCCTGGTCAAGGACGGTCCGGGAGCCCTGTGGCCGAGCGCGTCGAGCGGGGCGGTGACGGGTGGCATCGCGACCGTCTTCGGGGTGTTCGTGGCCCTCGTGGTCGTCCTGATCATCCTTGTGCGGGGTCGCGGAAAGCGCCCCGACGGGCTCGCCGGCCGCAAGGAACTGGCAGGTCTGCTGCCCAAGGGCGCCGCCGAGCGGGCCCGTTCCCTGCGCCCGTCCCTCGCCAAGGCCGCCAAGCCGGCGCCGGACGAGACCGGCAACCTCCTGGGCAACCTCGAACCCAACGGTCCCGAACTGCGCTCCAGTCACGAGGACGTCGAGCTGGACCTGATGGCCCCGCGCGCCGGCAAGTCCACCGGCATCGCCGTCCCCCGCGTCCTGCGCGCCCAGGGCAGCGTCCTGCTGACCTCCAACAAGGCCGACGTCTACAGCGTCACCCGCGCGGAGCGTGAACGGGTCGGCCAGGTATGGGTGTTCGACCCACAGGGCATCGCGCACACCCCGCGCGCCATGTGGTGGGACATGCTCGCCGACGCCGCCACCATCGAGGGCGCCCGCCGCCTCGCCGGTCACTTCGTCGGCGCGGTCAACGACGACGCGTCGAAGCGCGACTTCTGGATCTCCGCCGCACAGAACACGCTCACGGCCCTGTTCCACGCCGCCAACCGCGGCGGGCGCGGCATCGACGAGGTGCTGGCCTGGCTCGCGGACCCGGCCGACCGTACCCCCATCGACCTGCTGCGCGACGCGGCCATGCCGGCCCTGGCCGACCAGTTGCAGGGCACGATCCAGGGGGCCGTCGAGACCCGGGACGGCATCTACGAGACGGCCCGGCAGTGCGCGGCCTGCCTCCTCGACCCGGCGATCTCCGCGTGGGTCACACCGGACCCCGAGCTGCCGCAGTTCCTGCCGGACCGGCACGCCCTCTCGCGCGACACCCTGTACCTGCTGTCGAAGGACGGCGGTGGCTCGGCGGCGGGTGTCATCGCGGCGGCAGCCGACTCGGTGCTGCGCGCCGGTGTCGTCGCCGCCGAGCGGATGGGCGGCCGCCTCGACCCACCCATGACGGCGGTGCTGGACGAGGCCGCCAACGTCTGCCGTATCTCCGACCTGCCCGACCTCTACTCCCACCTCGGCTCCCGCGGCATCAACATCGTGACCCTGCTCCAGAGTTACCGCCAGGGCGTACGTGTCTGGGGCGAGGCCGGGATGGACGCGCTCTGGAGCGCCGCCACCATCAAGCTGCTCGGCGCGGGCCTCGACGACGCGGACTTCGTGGAGAAGGTGTCCCGCCTGGTCGGCGAGCACGACGTGTCGACGGTCAGCCACTCCAGGAGCAAGGACGGCCGCTCCCGCTCCACCTCCTACCGCCTGGAACGCATCCTGCCCGCGGACCGCATCCGCGCCCTCCCCAAGGGCACCGCACTGCTCCTGGCGACCGGGGTCAGACCCGCCCTCATCCGCCTGCGCCCCTGGTACGCCGAACCGGGCGCCGACCGGATCCAGGCGGCCGCCCATGCAGAGGTGAAGGCCATGACCGCCCGCGCCGTGGAGAAGGCCGTCCGATGA
- a CDS encoding ATP/GTP-binding protein encodes MSKRAAVRPPRPQTAPPRGWFGPGGGQVGHVDPPAMWRATTVQACGLWPFAAGSGAPMTGVPLGQHLHTGATVCGDPISWFTRARYISNPSLFMLGMPGLGKSTLVNRMLIGMAATGITPLVLGDLKPDYADTVRALGGQVISIGRGVGGINVLDPGAMGEAALRIGGERGRVLAAEAHGRVLNMVAALITIVRGRPMDDHEQSVLSACLHHLTERAKPGRAPLLPDLLKVLDEGPDRVRAVTLDRGDMTRYREAVDPLHRSLLGVLDGPLGDTFASETSTRIDPASPAVCVDISRIGEADTQLTAAAMLAAWSDGLGTVAAAHALADAGLAPQRWFFTVLDELWRPLRAASGIVERIDALTRLNRSLGLGDAKITHTLKDAEALGSAADRAKARGFVERAGMVVCAGLPRTEMRELGEIVGLSEREIDLVSSWSSPPGWASTGGNEEPPGRGRFLIKVGGRPGIPIKVSITDTERDLHNTNTRWTGNRLNLAKPPEASR; translated from the coding sequence GGCCCGGCGGCGGCCAGGTCGGCCATGTCGACCCGCCCGCGATGTGGCGGGCGACGACGGTCCAGGCGTGCGGCCTGTGGCCGTTCGCGGCGGGCTCCGGCGCCCCCATGACCGGGGTGCCGCTGGGCCAGCACCTGCACACGGGCGCCACGGTCTGCGGCGACCCCATCTCCTGGTTCACCCGTGCCCGTTACATCTCCAACCCGTCCCTGTTCATGCTCGGCATGCCCGGCCTCGGCAAGTCCACGCTGGTCAACCGCATGCTGATCGGCATGGCGGCGACCGGCATCACGCCGCTGGTCCTCGGCGACCTCAAGCCGGACTACGCCGACACCGTACGGGCGCTCGGCGGCCAGGTGATCTCCATCGGGCGCGGGGTGGGCGGCATCAACGTCCTCGACCCCGGTGCGATGGGCGAGGCGGCGCTGCGCATCGGCGGGGAACGGGGCCGGGTGCTGGCGGCGGAGGCGCACGGCCGTGTCCTGAACATGGTCGCGGCCCTGATCACGATCGTCCGGGGCCGGCCGATGGACGACCACGAGCAGTCCGTCCTCTCGGCCTGTCTGCACCATCTGACGGAGCGGGCCAAGCCGGGGCGCGCCCCGCTGCTGCCCGACCTGCTGAAGGTCCTGGACGAGGGCCCGGACCGGGTCCGCGCGGTCACCCTGGACCGGGGCGACATGACCCGCTACCGGGAGGCGGTGGACCCGCTCCACCGCTCACTGCTCGGTGTGCTGGACGGACCCCTCGGTGACACCTTCGCCTCCGAGACCTCCACCCGCATCGACCCGGCCTCGCCGGCCGTGTGCGTCGACATCTCCCGCATCGGTGAGGCGGACACGCAGCTGACGGCCGCGGCGATGCTGGCGGCCTGGTCGGACGGCCTCGGCACGGTCGCCGCGGCCCACGCCCTCGCGGACGCCGGACTGGCCCCGCAGCGCTGGTTCTTCACGGTGCTGGACGAGCTGTGGCGACCCCTGCGGGCCGCCTCCGGCATCGTCGAACGCATCGACGCCCTCACCCGCCTCAACCGCTCCCTCGGCCTCGGCGACGCGAAGATCACCCACACCCTGAAGGACGCGGAGGCGCTGGGCAGCGCGGCCGACCGGGCGAAGGCGCGCGGCTTCGTGGAGCGGGCCGGGATGGTGGTGTGCGCCGGTCTCCCCCGTACGGAGATGAGGGAACTCGGCGAGATCGTCGGCCTGTCGGAGCGGGAGATCGACCTCGTGTCCTCGTGGTCGTCGCCGCCGGGCTGGGCCAGCACGGGCGGCAACGAGGAGCCGCCGGGCCGTGGACGCTTCCTCATCAAGGTCGGCGGGCGCCCCGGTATCCCGATCAAGGTGTCGATCACGGACACCGAGCGCGACCTGCACAACACCAACACCCGCTGGACCGGGAACAGACTGAACCTCGCGAAGCCTCCGGAGGCATCGAGATGA